The following are from one region of the Lytechinus variegatus isolate NC3 chromosome 4, Lvar_3.0, whole genome shotgun sequence genome:
- the LOC121413686 gene encoding uncharacterized protein LOC121413686, with the protein MNPQHIHQNMGYLPLLAEEGLKVVNSYQGSVHLPPDDYHQPQTSAQQHYMPHYQVPGDGYPHHHHHPHDRMQGMYIGPPGVGGPGGGAGSSTSAADDINLHSFDDNRGGLVTFNQPQYLPKTTAPLPAEPKPKERSKKSKGGQPKKRARNPAAWKRNTNKRLRNSGQPYINSNGCVMPARKMKESCKNCRQRCPERISEEQRQEIFDDYWHSNKDWTYRRMYIIEHALPQPIQRRRSKRDLDQKARRISFHYHLTCDGIMEKVCKRFFLNTLAVGEKFVIISLHKKTVDGKVIPDRRGRHPAANQIPYDMKQEARRHIQLNILNRPQEQVSLPKMYDSYVQECEMHQRTTVKKHFYRKLMNEELRISQQRLEGPDEVRNEERPLDYTPTPQVSALECLIKELWQKEQERIRNTKPKCSLKDKLKEYHALRFGGKEYVNFKGQVRPSRKMKEPCENCQKACTEHITEEQRQHLFNNFWDPNKDWTEKKKYVLSCTESRPVIKSRIRLKRARAATRFGRPHRFTYFFEVDGKKVPVCRKYFVNTLGLSHNFIASCIAKQDENGDFDPAKRKKSGTLAKLPPAAAQEIRQHIIYNCWADPNKGREYQTHSSTRGWSWNVSKMYAAYRQCCWMRGTKPASTYMYRRVFCEEMKIFEESKMLTASTPSSSTRLAGKKQAESKSGKAASSSLKQATAQELSATTSADGPEGDILDNQDEMSMEPTDAENDKDYQPSSEEEYDEDDDDDDEDYTPPKRKAQVSAGPQCSVPVVPPEQMPETYDGEEKFAEEKDDELLEDFPSTSGQVDHTKPRYRPSDTADMRCAGQTYVNDKGNVIPARKIKEPCTNCRKQCLERVPQEMREKIFNMFWSKEMPWEKKRQYMEDCIEETAVKKRTLPASQMKLTRKVHMKYTLKLGDWQENVCKLFFLNTLGISQKFAIVSLRKQKERLLQDVEIPPFDPSDPVSLPDPVPLAPVPSESTPAPTDNADSSFRDVLSHLLLIPTSNMS; encoded by the exons ATGAATCCTCAGCATATCCATCAGAACATGGGCTACTTGCCCCTGCTAGCTGAGGAAGGCTTGAAAGTAGTCAACAGCTACCAGGGCAGTGTCCACCTCCCTCCAGATGACTATCACCAGCCGCAGACCTCGGCCCAGCAGCATTACATGCCCCATTATCAG GTCCCGGGAGATGGGTAtcctcaccaccaccaccatccccATGATCGGATGCAAGGCATGTACATAGGACCTCCAGGGGTTGGAGGACCAGGAGGAGGAGCAGGCAGCAGTACCAGTGCTGCAGATGACATCAACCTACATAGCTTTGATGATAACAGGGGAGGGCTGGTGACATTCAACCAACCGCAGTACCTCCCAAAGACTACCGCCCCTCTGCCAGCTGAGCCTAAACCTAAGGAAAGGTCCAAGAAAAGCAAAGGTGGGCAGCCTAAGAAGAGGGCTCGGAACCCAGCAGCCTGGAAGAGGAACACCAACAAGAGGTTGCGCAATTCAGGGCAGCCGTATATCAATTCGAATGGATGCGTCATGCCAGCTCGGAAGATGAAGGAATCGTGTAAGAACTGCAGGCAGCGATGTCCTGAGAGGATCAGCGAGGAGCAGAGGCAGGAGATCTTTGATGATTATTGGCATAGTAACAAGGACTGGACCTACAGACGAATGTACATCATCGAACATGCTTTGCCTCAGCCTATTCAGAGGAGACGATCCAAGAGGGATCTGGATCAGAAAGCCCGCAGAATCAGCTTCCATTACCATTTGACTTGCGATGGCATCATGGAGAAGGTTTGCAAGAGATTCTTTCTCAACACCCTTGCTGTTGGAGAGAAGTTTGTCATCATATCACTGCATAAAAAGACAGTTGATGGGAAAGTGATACCTGATAGACGAGGTAGGCATCCAGCTGCGAACCAAATTCCCTACGACATGAAGCAAGAGGCAAGGAGGCATATCCAGCTGAATATCTTGAATAGACCGCAGGAACAGGTCAGCCTTCCAAAGATGTATGACTCGTATGTTCAGGAGTGCGAGATGCACCAGAGAACAACGGTCAAGAAGCACTTCTATCGTAAGCTCATGAATGAAGAGCTTAGGATATCCCAGCAGAGATTAGAGGGACCAGATGAAGTGCGAAATGAAGAGCGCCCTCTGGACTACACTCCTACGCCACAGGTCAGTGCTCTTGAGTGCCTCATCAAAGAGCTCTGGCAGAAAGAACAAGAACGTATCCGCAATACCAAACCAAAATGCAGCCTGAAAGACAAGTTGAAAGAGTACCATGCCTTGAGATTTGGGGGAAAGGAGTATGTGAACTTCAAAGGTCAAGTTAGGCCATCACGGAAGATGAAAGAGCCTTGTGAGAATTGCCAGAAAGCTTGCACAGAGCATATAACAGAAGAGCAAAGACAACACCTATTTAACAACTTCTGGGATCCTAATAAAGACTGGACAGAAAAGAAGAAGTATGTCCTCAGCTGTACAGAATCAAGGCCTGTCATCAAATCTAGGATAAGACTTAAGAGGGCTAGGGCTGCCACAAGGTTCGGCAGGCCTCACAGATTCACTTATTTCTTTGAGGTGGATGGTAAGAAAGTACCCGTTTGTCGCAAGTATTTTGTCAACACCCTTGGCCTTAGTCATAATTTCATAGCTTCTTGTATTGCAAAGCAGGATGAAAATGGTGATTTTGATCCAGCCAAGAGGAAGAAGTCTGGAACTCTTGCCAAGTTACCCCCTGCTGCAGCCCAAGAGATCAGACAGCACATCATCTACAACTGCTGGGCAGATCCAAATAAGGGTAGAGAGTATCAGACCCATTCTTCAACCAGAGGATGGTCATGGAACGTCTCCAAGATGTATGCCGCTTATCGTCAGTGTTGTTGGATGCGAGGAACAAAGCCTGCaagcacttacatgtacaggAGGGTGTTCTGCgaggaaatgaaaatttttgagGAAAGTAAGATGTTGACAGCAAGCACTCCGAGTTCATCCACCAGGCTTGCTGGGAAGAAACAGGCAGAGAGTAAGTCTGGGAAGGCAGCCTCCAGTTCTTTAAAGCAAGCAACCGCTCAGGAATTATCTGCCACTACTTCTGCTGATGGTCCAGAGGGTGACATTCTGGATAATCAAGATGAAATGTCTATGGAACCTACAGATgcagaaaatgataaagacTATCAACCGTCAAGTGAAGAAgaatatgatgaagatgatgatgatgatgatgaagattacaCACCTCCAAAAAGGAAGGCTCAGGTTTCTGCTGGTCCTCAGTGCTCTGTGCCAGTAGTGCCTCCCGAACAGATGCCAGAAACATACGATGGGGAAGAGAAATTTGCAGAGGAGAAGGATGATGAACTGCTTGAAGATTTTCCTTCAACCTCTGGGCAGGTTGATCATACCAAACCAAGGTATCGTCCTAGTGACACAGCCGACATGCGTTGTGCTGGTCAGACCTATGTCAATGACAAAGGCAACGTCATCCCAGCCCGGAAGATCAAGGAACCTTGCACAAACTGTCGCAAACAATGCCTGGAACGTGTGCCACAGGAGATGCGGGAAAAGATCTTCAACATGTTCTGGAGCAAGGAAATGCCCTGGGAGAAGAAGCGTCAATACATGGAGGACTGCATCGAAGAGACCGCCGTCAAGAAGCGAACACTCCCAGCTTCTCAGATGAAGCTGACTCGCAAGGTGCACATGAAATACACACTCAAGTTGGGAGACTGGCAGGAGAATGTGTGCAAACTTTTCTTCCTGAACACGCTTGGAATCAGCCAGAAATTTGCCATTGTATCTCTGAGAAAGCAGAAAGAACGGCTTCTACAGGATGTTGAGATTCCCCCTTTTGACCCATCCGATCCAGTCTCTCTTCCTGATCCAGTCCCTCTTGCTCCAGTGCCAAGTGAATCAACTCCTGCACCTACAGATAATGCAGATAGTAGTTTTAGAGATGTACTTTCCCATCTGCTTCTAATCCCTACATCGAATATGTCTTAA
- the LOC121413687 gene encoding coiled-coil domain-containing protein 81-like, with protein sequence MTEVLSELVSDAKRHKFSTIPKLSDDDIVSVWENVANFVERHMAQQKGVQIHALGTFTFTQKKIDIGNNKFILIQRPVFVLSEKFAQTHGLSYTKHFTSGQVPIVQLNFATLSNESPFDRDTVEGCVREVLQALSRCVQSKKNVEFTFTGIGRLTIRDSKVKMKFYKDFLNMMDGSGRLVEALRNRPDTADSVLSRASVFRPATGGTVVLPKITQGAGKDGFSFENEDKERQMPAIEEVREIEERGESRLGDAPEQEDEGLGREIEDEAPKKPATPVRPSSRQLIPTAKATSLSLLDDLAPSPPPQPRGLKGTPSPPPGKPPSPKGELPPPRSPAEIRESLANEAEAMERSRSASCSHAHEKAGQELCYLCHQRAVRNVPVSFEAERKRKEQEQDRLLQQFQHLKDTESILRDQAQNMSNKHHSQKIAAFNLGVSEAIKNKQKERSTEFHRSYVFQNRARTPPRFLKQEEYAAHLGSQVEAKATDRVKRKQDTDFLERLEQVQLAEELSAQRERYLRDKMEQTDMYKRALSAQVRFKPLPLPGAVPDSKEPIFGKFDATNEQLAERRRRAIEVFQEQISAVENRRKTNLSNHVKTQNEETDMLEKTRRELIADRAARFEQAFQTRKSLEDTWKEATALKKSREEEQMLKLQSPGILLHEQCDQYHRCEQCLRTLKNCGESNIWSESRYIPGSRLIM encoded by the exons GGAGTTCAAATCCATGCTCTTGGGACATTCACCTTTACCCAGAAGAAGATTGATATTGGAAATAATAAGTTTATCCTCATCCAGAGGCCTGTCTTTGTACTCTCAGAGAAGTTTGCGCAGACCCATGGACTCAGTTACACTAAACATTTCACCTCAG GTCAAGTCCCCATCGTTCAACTCAACTTTGCAACACTTTCCAATGAGAGCCCCTTTGATCGTGACACTGTAGAGGGATGTGTTCGTGAAGTTCTTCAGGCGCTTTCTCGTTGTGTCCAGTCTAAGAAGAATGTAGAATTCACCTTTACCGGCATCGGACGTCTGACAATCCGTGATAGCAAAGTCAAGATGAAGTTTTATAAGGATTTCCTCAATATGATGGATGGTTCTGGTCGTCTAGTTGAAGCTCTCAGAAAT CGACCTGATACAGCAGACTCTGTGCTATCGAGGGCCAGTGTTTTCAGACCAGCCACAGGTGGTACAGTTGTTCTACCAAA AATCACTCAGGGTGCAGGCAAGGATGGATTCAGTTTTGAGAACGAGGATAAAGAGCGTCAGATGCCTGCTATCGAAGAGGTCAGAGAGATTGAAGAACGTGGAGAGTCGCGCCTTGGTGACGCTCCCGAACAGGAAGATGAGGGGCTTGGTAGAGAAATAGAAGATG AAGCACCCAAGAAACCGGCCACACCGGTGCGGCCCTCATCCCGGCAACTAATCCCCACGGCCAAGGCAACCAGCTTAAGCCTCCTAGATGACCTTGCCCCGTCCCCACCCCCTCAACCCAGAGGCCTAAAAGGCACCCCGTCACCCCCTCCAGGCAAGCCCCCTTCCCCCAAGGGGGAACTCCCTCCTCCACGCTCCCCTGCAGAGATCCGTGAATCCCTCGCAAATGAAGCCGAGGCGATGGAGAGGTCCAGATCCGCCTCTTGCTCGCATGCCCATGAGAAAGCAGGACAGGAACTGTGCTATCTCTGCCACCAGAGGGCGGTGCGCAATGTACCTGTATCGTTCGAGGCTgagaggaagaggaaggaaCAGGAGCAAGATCGATTGTTGCAACAGTTTCAGCATTTGAAAGACACAGAGTCTATTCTTAGAGATCAG gctCAGAATATGTCTAACAAGCATCATTCCCAGAAGATAGCAGCCTTTAATCTCGGTGTTAGTGAGGCAATTAAGAACAAGCAGAAGGAAAGATCCACAGAATTTCAT AGATCGTACGTATTCCAAAACCGTGCCCGGACTCCGCCACGCTTCCTGAAGCAGGAGGAGTATGCTGCTCATCTTGGATCTCAGGTAGAAGCTAAAGCCACTGACAGGGTCAAACGCAAGCAAGACACAGACTTCCTGGAGAGGCTAGAACAAGTGCAACTGGCAGAAGA GCTTTCAGCACAGAGGGAGAGATACCTCAGAGATAAGATGGAACAAACCGATATGTACAAGAGGGCACTCTCAGCTCAG gTGCGTTTCAAGCCTCTACCATTGCCAGGGGCAGTGCCCGACTCTAAGGAGCCTATCTTTGGCAAGTTTGACGCCACCAACGAGCAGCTTGCCGAGCGAAGGCGGCGAGCCATTGAGGTCTTTCAGGAGCAGATCTCAGCAGTAGAGAACAGACGAAAGACCAACCTGTCTAACCATGTCAAGACCCAGAATGAAGAGACAGACATGCTGGAGAAGACTCGTAGAGA ATTGATCGCTGACCGTGCGGCTCGCTTTGAGCAGGCATTCCAGACGAGGAAATCCCTGGAGGATACGTGGAAGGAGGCGACGGCCCTCAAGAAGAGTCGGGAGGAGGAGCAGATGCTCAAACTCCAGAGCCCCGGCATCCTTCTCCACGAGCAGTGCGACCAGTACCACCGATGTGAGCAGTGCCTGCGAACGCTGAAGAACTGCGGCGAATCCAACATATGGAGCGAATCCAGATACATCCCCGGCTCTCGTCTAATTATGTAG